DNA sequence from the Plodia interpunctella isolate USDA-ARS_2022_Savannah chromosome 19, ilPloInte3.2, whole genome shotgun sequence genome:
cacATAAACACAAGAACAGCATtctgaatttatattattttaagtacaacataaaaatcgttcatcaaaaattttaacagCCTGAATATAGAAGACTGGAGTAACCGATAGAGACAGATAGACGAAATGACAAAAACAGAGAAAGCCAACACGAATTATGCAACCACAATGCCCACTTACCAATAAAAAAGGCTTTAAGTCAAAccattgtgtatttttgtataaataacataggttttaattattaacattaactTTTAACTTAAACTGCGGTTACCGAAACTTGTTCACACAAAGTTGGCTGGAAATgtggaaaaaataatgtaatggttagtctaaaaataaaattaaaacggtGATGTCATCTAAGTAAcgaattaagtttttattctgACTTACCGATGATTAGGGCCAAAATTATGATTCCAATGACGGCTGCGATTATCATCatctgaaaatttaaataaactctATCATGATTGAATTAGTTTGTTACTAAACATAGTTACTAAGTTAGTAACtatgttaggttaggttgtAATATATCACTTGATTAGGTAGGATGttataggttttatttattcatacacaaatatacatatatagaattAATACGTTATAATGTTGGTTCTTAATAAGACTCCATCATATTCTCTATCGATATTTACAGTGTATCGGAAAATGCCATGAGCCATGCCTCAGTGCTCGTCCGTCCGGCGACAGACAACGGACAAATTGTATggagtttcgacgtacgtgaATGCACGTCAATGTCGGAATGGaacacgactgagcaatgggacatGCATCCCGCTTAGTTAAAAAAGAGAGTAATAAGAACcctgaaaaataattgatttgtcATGCGGCGTTAAAGTGGAAAACAATGATTTTTAGAATTCGGATCATAAGTTACAAAACGAATCGGTTCAAAATCGTACCTTTAAGTTCTGCAACCAGAATTTGCTTTTCAGTTTTCCAGCCTGCTGTTCAAACTGCGATGCACCCTGCTGCAAAGCGTCtggaaatgaaataaaaatatacttttcaataaataaagctaAATTAAACTACATAAACTGagattaatatataagtctgtggaACAAACCTAAATAGAACTAAGCTAAAGAAACTTGTACTAAAAttctaacaaatataaatgagaCAGATTGTGGAATTGTGGTCCCGCCCGAAATATAAAGATATCTTccagtggatgtcgtacgaggctagtaagggacacagcctaggcaggtTATATTCATTTCATAGTTTCTTCGAATAAGTTAcagcaatattaaaaaagtttttaaccATATTTTAGATGCAGATTGAGAATAGGAATCATTTACCTGCTCTGTCATCTAGCTCGGACAGTTTCTGATCTCGCTCCAGCACCTTCTCCACATTGGTCTTCATGATGTCCACCACCTGTAACATTTATCGATATGTTagtggaggagaaaaagtatcaaatccaataaaattatttattccgaaattaggccttcacaggcactttttcacgtcatattctaaattaaatgatatttaccaaagctacaaactactagcatttcggaacgaccactgctgagaagaaatgccgaaagaaactcattcaaacagtccctattatgccagaagggcttaccattttttaaatatataaagcacGAAAGCGGAATATGAGCTTAAGAAACCGAGAGAACGATAAGATGAGAGATAGAGAGACAGAATCATGATGAGACAATCTATGATTCTGTCCTAATCAGTTCCTAAAGGAAAGTTACTCTAGTTATCTTTGCGGAATATGTGGGTATAACTCAAATAAGTATTAGGTAAGTTATCAAAGTTTTACTATTtactgttgaaaaaaaaatcgaaattctTTAAACAAATGCGGTATCTACAAAGGACTAAAATTCTAATAACAATTCGTTcccaattaaatattttcttattaaactTACACTGaataaggttttatttaacaaaacgactaaaataaaacatcaaataCCATCGGTCCTGTATTAAAAACCCAAATGAATTCCTAAATGAAACATATATAGAGAGTTTATTGTGAAAACATAACAAAGGCATTTTCAGCTTTTCGCTATGACGTCAAAGCATTCCTCCGGAAAGGCTTAAAATGCGGTCAGCTGTACCCTGCCTATGAACTTTGAACTTTATGATCGATGTCACAACGATCAAagttaattgtaaatatgGCTACATGATCATTGATGTTAGGGATATAGCGATAACTCTGGAATGTATTTGTTGAAGAGTGattgaaatggaaaatatattttgggtACACAACTATATTTCAGGTatgtcatttataaatatttgctatataaacatagatataaacattaaagaAATACTAGATTGTTAGGGAAGTTTCCAAAGGAATTATTTCTCATCCGATATATTACCACGCCCGAAAGCTGCCAGCGACGGAAGGGCAGCTATATCAGAGTTCGAATTTGAATTGATGACTTTCAACCGTCTCAAAAGCTCTACTtttcaaataagaaaaaaatgttgattggTGGTAAAGTGAAGCATTTTAGACGACTTCTAAAATTTCTAAGTATCctaaaagtattaaatgtcGTTTACTGTCTAGGCAGGTGTATGCTCTGCTTTTGACTTCGATTGCTAggatattaattacaataggtattattaataagttttaaaatattggtgAATGTACGCTCCTGTTAATCTTGGCCAATTAAATTACTGACTACTTATAAGGTGATTAGGCGAATTTTACTTTATGTCCTAGAGtagaaatgaataaataataatgataataaatatattacgacaaatcacagattgagctagccctatagtaagttcgagacttgtgttatatgatactaacacaacgatattatattttataacaaatacatatatagataaacatccaagacccgggccaatcagaaaaagataatgatggaaaatgttccgtcatgacccgaccgggctcgaacccgggagctctcggttcagaggcaagcactttactgcgccaccgaggtcatcaacTAATGTAATGTAACTGTGCTCTCACCGaccttttataaaattgaggAAAGACAAGGAAGAAGGATGATTTGACTCTTCAGCAATTCATTGTTAAGtacatctctctctctcattgaCAAAGTTATAACAAGATATAACCAAGTGagagaatatatatttttatttatttttggttatttattgtatttaaagatatttaaaatggtACAAATAATTGTaggtacaaaaaatacacGTCGGGCTgccaaatttattaaaatatgttaatatggGAAATTGGACGTACCTAAGTTTAAAAAAGCTATTTCCTCGAAACAAAAATCGCGTAGATAAGTAATAGAATATATAGAATGTATGTAAGCAAGTTCATTTATCTAGAAAATTGCGCGCCATCCAACATGTGGGCGTACAAGCGGCGCCTCTGATATGCccaagattttaatatttaacgaTTTTGCCACTTGgaagatttgtttttgaataatgTGTTGGTAAGCATTGGAGAAAACGTGGaaggaagaaagaaatatttaaattataagtactttaaaaagaattgtaataaaatatacatagcaTCATTTCTTATTAGTTCAAGAAAtatgtattacaaaatttcatcttaTTTTGTAGGTTATTGGCGAAAACTGAAAACAAGTGTACAAGCGAGCAGTGAGTTCTACAAACATTAACATATACACCTAATGGAATCttgatttttagaaaatagcTGCAtacattctattttaatttcagtttcCAATACTGGTTGGTAAATCAGACTATCGAacaatgatttgatttttgaacaTCGAGTctgaacaaaaatatcaatatgatTACCGCCAGATTTCCTATTTTATCATCTATGTTTTCGTACGtcagaaatttgttttttttttgcagacGCTGGCACATAAAAATCTACATACCTCATCAACCTGGGCCTGCGTCTGCTGGAGTCGACGTTGGGCCGCTATCTGCTGCGGGGTCTTGGGCCCGCCGACGGGCATGTCGCCGTCCCCGGCTGGCGCCAGACCACCCTCCGTCGCCCTGTAAGGAATTTGTGTTAGCCAAATTGCTCGAGGGCACTGACATATTTAATGgtgaaaaatagttttgtctATGGTTAGGAGAAATTTCCACGCGTTTGTTACGCCATTTTATAGACTAGAAAGACGATAATCTTAGGTAGGTATTGTTATTTACCCAacttataatacttaatacaCCGAAGttttgttgaattttaattCGTATCGAATTTTAACAAGCGTTATGCACATGTTggtgaatttaaattatagttaatacaaaacaaaaatcctGACATGTTTTCATCTGACCTTCAAAAACCAAAGTATGCTACGCCTGTGTAGCAGTGCTCGTAGCAGAGCCGCTACGAATTGCTACGCCAGCTACGACATTTTGTAGGTGTGccgattataataatattaattatcacataaaccaaaataatttttattttttaccataaTACGAAAATTTTAAGGGACAAcgattatttcatttataagaTATTAATGTAAAGTTAGGTACagcttatttttaaactttttaggAAGAAATTCTGAAAGTAGATATCATTTGTCAAGTGTTATGTTGTTAAGTGGTATTCACtgtaaaaaaaaggatttgTAGATAACTAGGTTTTGCCCACGGCTCTACTCGAGTGTATTTCTATgagaacattttattatcgGGTTGAAAACACAAAATCAAGTTAGCAAGCTTTGTGTGTTCTAAAAACATTGTTcggtgtatttttattttagaaaacctTCATACATGGCTAGACTAGCatgtacagtttttttttaatgaataatttttcttttcagttggaatcttcttgaagttttgcataaatatctaaatgaTTTATTGTAGGTTGAGCCTATAAGACGTGAACAgaattttctttgaatttattatataaattcttaTCTTCATGAACGCAAACCCAATTTGCGTCGATAAATTCGGAATGCACGCAAATGGCACTCCCCACGgtttaacaaaaaacattttctctcTTAAGTAGGTTTGGGGACGTTTTTCCATAATAGATGTTTTTAGGAAAATTTTTACCgttaatgtgttttattttaatggtgACAATAATCTGtttattgtgtaaaataagtctattttacaaaatctttattttagtcacaagcttttattatcatcCGGGAGATTTTTTTGAAGATCTAGATTAATCTTGCTCTCAATGAGAGAATAGAATTGTAGATTGTTAAATAAGATTCGAAAGTAATAAATTCCCCACCAGGTATCAATTCCAACTCTCATATGACTATGATAGTTGGAATTGATGACTTTCAACCGTTCTACAGTACATTTCAATCTTCATTgctctaataaaaaatacataaatagcaagACTCTGGGTTTCCGCGAAACCGAACCAgttcaaaatcaaatgtaattttaaataattcacagcactttttctcgtcaaaatttatattatatagtattttctCAAATACCTACAAACTATTGGTATTTCCGCacaattataagaaaaaataaataaataaaaataatcccaGACCATATAATATActcttacatataatatactcttattatttaaattaattaaaatagtgttggtccctatcattaCTCATGTTTGGAGGTAAACACTTTATTGCACTCTTTCATTACTCTTTATTGCTATTCAttgcttaccattattgtttcctACATTGCATTGTTTATTACATTGAAGGACATAACATGGAGTTCcaatgtacaattttttttatcaaatgttGGAAATAAGTGGgctttcattaaaattatcaacaagGTTTGTTATGATAACTTTAtcttattcattattttgtttatttgttatggtAATGAAATACCACGTTATAATCCATATTGACTAGAAAAGGTAAATCATTcttggtaatattttttaaattctctaTTTGATACACTAGCTACTGAAATGTAGGTTTCTTCACCTTGTTTCCACAGTACTGGAATCAAGTGGTGGTTTTGACCATTTTGACCATACATAAATGGTCCATATGTATATGTCGCTTTAAGACAGAAAAAAccgtaatataataatgtttcatACATACTCACTCATAGTTTACCATAAGTTAATGCTTAGTAGCtttgctgaaaaaaaaacacaaatagtgtgtttttaaaacacgagcgattttataaaaatgcaagGCAAGTTTTCGGCTCCACAGTCGATGAGCCTACAGGCAGGCTTTGTAAACTTTTAATGATTCCGATTGCCAGGCGGGTAGAAACTAATTTCAATCAGTTTGATTTACTTATTTAGATGTATTTACCTGCCATCTACAGAAAAACAGACGTACCTAGACTATTCCAATCTAAAGGTAAatttcatagatttagaaagggccccgcgctcttgtaaatttatacttatgtGACTTGTCAAAACGGTATAGCTAGTATGGAATATTATGAAGATATTCAAATTATGCTTGTATCATAGAGCGTCagcaaaatttgaatataataatattagttagaacaaagaaaaatatcgcaTAGCCAATGAAAGTTAGCcagacttaaaaaaaatatgatatttcagtaaaaaaaaatatgataatgattaAGTTGTCTGACATATGCATACGACCTGTCGATGTTTGTacattactataatatataaatataaaatataaggcAAAGTTACCAATAtaagctaataaaataatagggagatatatacttatacatacaaataaatcataatgaCATAAGTACAACTTAACAAGTAAATAGTTAcgtattattatagttataaacatacataatatatgtatatctataataataacaaccgaaatgataattatattacgcATTTcagaatatattgaaaataaaagataagtGTCAcaataattatctattttcCTTTTCGAATGCGTTCATCCGATAcctaataggtacataaatttattttgtttaaaaaacatgtTAGAACGACGTAAACTACATACTTAAAAGTTTTTTCCTTACGTGAAAAACCGTTTTAATGAAATAGAactcacttaaaaaaaaaaactcacatTTTCCTTCTGTCCTGTTTCCGTTCGTGAACTGTAAGTCCAGAGGCCACCCCCTATCGATTTGTCTCCACACAGTATTCTAAACTTCAGTCAGATTAATTATTCACTATAAGATAACCAACGACCTGAGTTACTTCACAGCTCAGCACCAAGTGaatgtattttatgaatgGGAAGCTCAAACTAAGAATTCCAAGTACTTAAGTCGGGATACCATCTATTTTTAGTCACACCTTTCAAGCGAATATTATACTGGAACTCACAAAATTACTATTATGAACACACACAGTCTAAAATGAGTATTTATTTGAGTAGATTAGTAAGGACAGTGGTTTTAAAACGTTGATTTTCCGAAAATATATCACGAGAAACCTTCCGCGCGTTGGTTTCCCAATTTGTATGAAAGAGGGCGCGTCGGTGTACGCCATAATAGGCATGTATtgtctaaaaatatcataGTTCACAAGTATACAGCCAAATCTAatcttatttgtatttcaataaGGTTCGAATTTGGTTTGTTTTGAGTGTGGCTGTGTGCGTGTATTGTGGTAGAGTGTGCGTGTGAAGTTATTGGCGCATGCGCGGAGGGTAATAGGAATGGCGACGAAAATCGATTGCCATTGGTATGTGGGTGTTACGTAATGAGAAGATATGTTGGCACTGTTGGCAGCGATGTTTGTAGTCCGTCCTAATTGggattattattaagttagcatttgatattaaactatatttttcaaagtctGACCTTTTGtcaactttaataataaagctcATTAAGGCATGACATTAACCTAATTACTAGGGACAGGAATGGTAATGAAAGCAGcgttatatctatataaagtaatttacCAACATTATTTGTCATTCATGTTAAGAGATAGGTGAAGATCGATACTTGTTTACTAGCATAGGGCTTCCAGtgtctatccgtgtaccacgATTTGTGGCATGTTGTTCCGCCCTAGAAAAGGACCTCTCCATACAATGGATGTCATatgaggtgactaagggatatATAGCCTAGGCTGCTGATAAGCTGCAATGGCATTCCGAAGGAGAgttgatgtcaggcaggcggccggttgcaAAATCACATCACAATCATTAATCATCAAAATGTCaaagttatttaattcaaCGTAAACGCTGACCCTGGCCTTCAGGACGTCACAGTCTAATCGGGATTACCACAACTTAAACggatgaaaaatattctacCGGTGTATCAAAACTTCATCGAAATTCAACTTGTAGTTTTTGCTTGATTGAGTACTTCTCACTCACTGACATtcaaacattcgcatttaggAAGGCATAATATAAGTAGgagttgtttatttaattttcattttgtaaaaaagtcACATTAAACTACAAAGGTCATTGCCAGCACATGATCTATATGAACTTTAATTGATCGACACTAAttaggaaataaaaacaatgtataaTACCAACCCACGGTAAGCACCGAGCATAATTGACATttagaagtattttaaaagcaCCACCTACTTCATGTCGCGAGTTCCCGTTAAATTCGTcgaattcaaatttcattgcttatttttcatttacagtAAAAATAGCACTAatataaactacgcaatgttcacgcattcgtgtcggcatctgtccgacGTCGTAGTTAGTGCGTAGctgtttttagtaaattaattgaaacaattttaacCATTATGACATTTACTTTATAGATTCGACGCCAACGCACagtttgttttgtgttttggACGTTCCTAGAAgtttactaaatattaattacttattttagaaGAAGCTTGTTACATACTAAAATTGATacgaatcttaaaaaaatatattatgtttatgtgCATCGGTTTTGAAATTCTGTAAGAGCCCATTGCTCTGTCTTCTTCAGTCACGTTGACGACCGCTGACGGATTAACGCAGAACAACGATAAAGTAGAAATAGTATGTAGTTTCGACGTATGTCAACGCACGTCTGTGTCAAAACGGAGCACGACGGAGC
Encoded proteins:
- the LOC128678240 gene encoding neuronal synaptobrevin-like, whose protein sequence is MATEGGLAPAGDGDMPVGGPKTPQQIAAQRRLQQTQAQVDEVVDIMKTNVEKVLERDQKLSELDDRADALQQGASQFEQQAGKLKSKFWLQNLKMMIIAAVIGIIILALIIGL